Genomic segment of Zingiber officinale cultivar Zhangliang chromosome 11B, Zo_v1.1, whole genome shotgun sequence:
CTCACCTCTAGATAGAAGACCGGATAATAGAAATTTGCTACCTGTACATAGACCACAATCGGTTAAGTCCTAGAAGCGAGATCTCCTGCTCACCCAGATTATAATTTAGTTCGAGACAACTAGTAAAAACCCCTCTAACATATTCTATCACAATTATAAATAATCCATCTTCTAATTcacttttttataaaccaataaATCTGATCTCCTAGCAGTGCTCCCTCCCTAatacatattttaaaaatatatatataattagtattaaaaaatataaatccaaaattttaaaatcttaaatctaAACCTAGCTAAGCCCTTACCTTAAAAAATTGATATAAAAAATAGGAGGGAACAGAAGCCGAACAGACATTATCCAACGAACCCCACACTTCTATTCAGATATAAACGACACGTCGAGATATTTGTTCGTCGCAATCAACGAACCCCCACATTTCTGTTTTATTACAAAATTATATCTCCCCAAATATcctaaaaaatcaattaaaaactcCATAAACTCCTACAACATAATTTAATAATTACCTTGAAATTAGCTAACCGTTTAATATAtgtgaattttttttctcaatttttatgAGATTATCACAAAAGCAGGTCATTTTAATATTAATAGgtcgaacgtattcatctttttgcCTAGGCGTTTACTCACGGGTGAATATTTAACCTTGGCATCACGTCTATGAAAAAGAATCGTCACAAACGAAACAAATGGCATACGAGACGCATCCGCAGCATGCTAATGCTGGAACTTTTATCACTTTATGCTCGAAGGAGACTGAAGCAGAGCATCCACCGCCTGAAAATCCTCCACGACAGAGAAAAatttattacaaaaaaaaaactaaaaaactaAAAAGCAGATTCGCAGTAGCGCACAGAATGATCAAGGAGAGGAGATAATAAGACCATTTACGACATATTATCGGCATTCACTTTTTCAGCAGGAAGCCCTGCAACGAGAGCTAGTTAGCTAGCTATGAGTTACAATTCCAACAGCCTCACAGTCTCCTTCGCCAACCAACGTCCATGGAGGAGGGGCGTCAGAGAGCGGCAGCGGTCATCGTCCCCCGAACGCCTGAGCCAGTGGCCCGGCCCCATGTATCGCTGGCCGGTGAGTCCCCGGCCCCTTTGCTTTTAACTAATTAAGCTCTCTTGATTCCATATGTATTCCGGCCATACGCGCAGGAAGACGACGCGAATAGTTCATGGAGATTGTTCGAAGAACGTGTTAGAACTGGACCTTTTGGCCTCTCACGGTACTCTGAGCACGATTGATTATTCACATCGAATTCTATAGAATTCTGTAGATTACGTACGTCGATGATTGTTATAGATATATGAATTGATTCATCAGCTTCCCTTCGCAACCTCACTCCCCGGTCCGAATCCTGGTCCTCGACGACGACGGACACGGGGCGGTGAACCCGAGGCTGACTCAGTTCATTAGGAACTCGCCGCCGAGGATCCGGGGCGAGTGGAACCTCGTCCCCGCTGGCTCAGAGGCGGAGCCAGCGGAGGACCCCGGGCTGAGCGAGGAGGAGTACAAAAAGGCGATGAAGAAGCTGCGGAAGCAGGTGTACAACCCGCCGTACCCGCGGCGGAGGGCGTGGAGGCGCGGCCTCTTCAGCGGCTGGAGCGGCAACGGCGGATCGGAggcagaggaggaggagaaggaggaagggAAGGAGTGCGCGGTCTGCTTGGAGGCATTCGTGGCCAACGAGCACGTCCTCGTCACGCCCTGCAACCACATGTTCCACAACGACTGCTTGGTGCCGTGGGTGAAGCTCCACGGCAAGTGCCCGGTGTGCAGGTTCGTGTTCTGCGAAAAGAAACCGGCGGTGAGCAGGAacaacagcagcagcagcaacagcTTCAATGCAGGCGTTCTCACTCATGGATTTGGCAATGGGATGGACGGCGGCGTGTCTCAGGAACTCGTCACGCTCATCAGGGCCATGGAGGAGGCCTTCAACTGGATGAGCTACTCTCGCCCTGCACCGCATCAGTAAAAAGAAATCGATGCCGAGCAAAAGTATAACAAGTTGATCGAATGATTCCAACTTATATATGTGTTATTGTATACCCGGCCGTCTGCTTAAATGCTACGCGGACAGTGGGAAAATAAGATGCTGATCACTAGAGAACTGGAAGGAAACAGTAATTAAGGACTGTTTATTAGTGCGAGTACTTTATAGtcgaaaaagaaaattaaacagagCAAGCCAACGTTTCTGCCGTGAGCCATTTGTAGTTGTCATCGTCTTCAATCTTCCAGGTTGTGACGAACCGGGCAGGTTGCTCTTGGCAAAAAGACACGGCCAACTCGCTGAGTTGATGGCGCATCCAACTCGTGAgctcccatttcaagtttaaggTCAAATGGTGGACAGCTTCGGCACAAATTTGTCTGTCCCCTGGAGAAACGACCTTAAAATTATATTTCCGATCTTGTTGTTTTGCATTGATTGTGCAATGGTGCCAGGCCACGTTATATGGCTCTCATGCTCCACTTTTTCCCGCTGGAATTCGAAATGCTCTAATACATTTTAACATGGAATTGTCGCCTCCTATCTTCTTTCAAGTTGTTCTTATCAGTGCAGTAAGATTTTGTCTTTGTTGTCAGAGGAAAGAGTTGAGCCAGGGCATCTCCAATACCAAATTTACTAGATTTGTAAAATCATAAAAGAGGAATGGAGATTTTAGATTTATAATTAAAGAGTAgtagtaaaaaatttaaatttatttttttatctcaaaattgatgtaatatatatacatgcatattttcaatctaaaatttaaaatttatttattaaattttaatatccACTTTTTACTGTATAATATATCAGCTTTCctataatttatcatatctttatttttatttttttggtattttctCTCTCccctttatatttttttattatctaaaATGATAAACATGGAAATGTAAAGTGAAAATTAGAGGTAAGGGTGCTTAGTGATGCATGTGGTCGAGAGAAAAAAGAATGTGGTAAATAGAAAGAAATAGTAAACTCCGAATACATAATGTTTCGAAGTGTACTTGGGAGCATATCTCTTGGTCCACAAAAAGTGGATCAGGGGATGATCCACTCTCAATTACCGTCGGATCATAATTGCGATCCGGTTGTAATTAGTTGTGCCCCCTCCTTGGGTTCATCATCCCCACTAGGTTATAGTTAGGGTCGGAATGAGCTTCCGAAGGGCGCCCCCTTGCTCAGCGCCTGACAACCTAGACACTTGTCCACTTTTGGCGGCCTCCGCCCGTCCGCTCCGACTCAAATTATAATATGGTGGGGACGATGAACCCAAGAAAGGATTGCAACTAATTGCGACCAGATTGTGACCAAGATTCGACCGTAATTATGAGTGGACCATCTCCTGATCCACTTTATTGTAGACCAGGATATCTGGTCTTAGTCTACTTGTGCCTTTAGAAATAGACCTTTTATATAGTATCAATTTCCCTTTATGCGCGAATATCAATACATTTCTAAAAAATGAGTGACTATTCTGACAAACTGATACCTTTCAAAAAATAGATCTACCACCTCTACACTTTATAGGGTGAAAGCTTCATCGTAAATACTATATAGGAATATTCCTTTGATTCTCTAACAACTGTATAGGGAATATTCTCTTGATTCTCTAACGACTGTTACACAAAATGTTAAAAAGGAACATTAAGTTATTGGATTGGTGGGTCATTAATATGCTTTAATGGTAAGCTCGATCGACCCTTGTTGCATACAGGATCGAGTCAGCTAAAGAATGATGACCCTCTTaagaaaaaaaggtagatccactaCCTTAGCGGCCTCCCTagtgccggtcccacggatatggagggaggttcatgcaggtacacaggtcataggcgcatggcggagtaaacctcaggtcgtcagttcctgagaatcgacccctgcttattacgccagagataccatgcgcccaccgtctgtgctacgccctgggggcaatgATGACCCTCTTAAGGACTCGGTCTTTGCTTGTCCTCTCTGCTCGGCTAAAGAGCCCGACGGACCGTGTGCTTAGTAGGTTCGATCAACCATACCACTCTATCGAGACACGTGTCTATGTTAGCCCTAAGTGATCCAGTAGATTCGGATTTGAATGACACTAAAATAACTTGAGGTTTCATCGATCCTGAGGGACTCAAGATCTAATCGGACCAATTCGATTAGCTAAACACTCGGGCAAATCATGTGACCGTGCTAGCCTCTAGTGTTGATCCCTCTTTAACTTTAATTATTACATCATCCAACTTTAGTAACTTTGTCCCCGACTTCAGGGGCCACCGTATTTGCCTATCAATATCATTCTCAAATTTGATTAATAAGATAATAATCCCCAAAGTATAACACATACGGTGAGCGCATGGTATTTCTGACATAATGATCAGGGGTCAATTCTCAGGAATCGATGATCTGCAGTTTACCTCACCATACATCTGACGTCGGTGTATTTACATGTATATCCTCCTTCATATCCATGGGACTGACATTAGGAAGATCGTTAATGTAGCGTATTTACATTTGAGTAATAAGAGAATAAGGTCGATGACCCGCTGTTGCCCTTAGTTCTCAAAACCATTGTCGACCTCGTTTGTTGGCATCCTCCCACAGCCAGTAAAAGAAGTGTAGCTAACCAGGCGAAGTTTGTTAGCATCCAGAATCCAGAAGTGAAGGAAATACAATCAGACAGCTCAAAGGTTCAATCTCTCTGGCAACTGCATGCATCAAATCAATCGAGGGCAGATAACTCGCACGTTTGATCAACCTCCCATTCACTCGACAGGTATCTTATATCATCGTCTCCATATTCGAAGTCACCAATGTTGCATTGCCTGTCAAAAGTATTGGGCGGTCAACGTGATTAGCTAGAGAAGGGCCGACGGCATGTCTAAAGGAAGACCGTATCCTACTTTTGAATTCAGCCAGGAATGCATTTGCTTGCTCTTGTTGATTTTCTGAAATGGTTGGAATCACGCTAATTTCATTTCCttctattttatttcttctttcaaaTAAAAACAAAGCGAATTTCTTCTTTCGAATAAACAAGAGTCGACAATTTTATTTCGTTTTTCTCAATGAAATAATTAGAATATTAATGCTCTGCGATCCCGAACGTGCGGGTGTTCATCAAAGTAGGTGGTTCATCCAACCGCCGCTTAAATTTGGTTAGTTCGATCTCCGACTCCCAACCATAAACTCGCCGCCCCATCAATACGACGGACCTGCGATTCGAGCGACCAAGTGTGGATGCCGAAGGAGATCTCCCATCCAACGGCTCCAGTACATCTCAGGGCGTGGAATTCGAAGTAGCAGGAAAAAGATCGTTTTTTTTTTGCCCGTTTATCTTCCATGATCCGATCAACGCCGTTGGATGATCCAAGTCGAAATACCTCGGCATACCGGATGGGTCGTCATGCCCTGCTTGTGATCTGCTCCTGCCTTGtccacttcttttcttcctcgTTTGTGGGCGCTCTCGGAGGCAGAGAAGGATGAAGGTAACCCTTGTGTCTCGCAGCGGGAGGGAGGTCATCAAGGGTGGCATTGAACTCGCCGATGGGGTATTTTTTTTTCTCCCGCTTCTCTCTCCGATACGCAAAATTCATTTGTCTTGTGATTTGTTGGAGGGATTTATCATCCTCTGGTCTTTCTTTGCGATAGTGTCAGTGTTTTGTGTTTTCTAGTTTGTTGCTCTCTGTCTTGTTTAATTGTTAGATGGGCTCACTGGAAGTGTTCAGATctgtttgtttgttttccttattTAATAGTTTTGTTTGTAGATTTGAGTTTAAAAATCTGTTTCTTGGCGTGCGTTTTCAGGCTACTGTAAGCGATCTACAGGAAGCTATACACGGTCGAAGTAAGTTTCTTCATGGCTTAATTCCTTCATTCTTATATTCATGTTACCAGAAGGGTACTGTAATTAGTATAAATCACCACATAGATCGCTTCTAGTCTTAGagcccaaaagaaaagaaaagaaaagtattaGCACCCTTTATGTACCCAATGGGGAAAAGTGAGATGGCTATATTTGGACGTGCTAACTATTTTTCAATAATGATGAGTAAAATGGCTAGAAGATATATTATGCTTTTAAAGTTGTTGGTACTTTGACATGCACATCCGGCTGTCTCattcatatataatttttatttaggtAGTAATTTGATATTGTGCCTATGTAATAAACAATAATAAATGGGCTTGGTTTATCTCCAAGCATCTTAATCAATTATAAGTATGTGCCTTAAAATTAAGTAAATAAGGTAATTCACAATACCTCAAATCTAATAGCTCTAAGATTGTAACTGTAACTTTATTCCAAATTTTCCTGTTATATATGTAAAACTAGGTTTTAATATTTATGCCTTTACTATTTAAGTGGTCACATTTTGAATTTTTCCTCTAGTTTCCTTCTCTTTAGTAATTGAATTTCTTAAACAAACATATTGTTATTTATGTATATCCTGAGCACTGGCCGCACTTATATTTTGCTGATTTAGTGAATGTGAAACACATTTAAGAAATGAAAGATGGATCTAGAAAAATGTATATATTCGTTTAATGTTTGTATTGAAATTCATTAGTATGGCAACTTTGACCAAGTTCAAAGAGGAAAATCTAATATTTGCTAAATTGTTCAAGTGGCCATTTATTGCAAAAGGCATTGGGAAATATCCCAACTTATCCTTTTGTATTTCTGATTACCTTACCTCACATAATTGAGCTCCTATCCTTTAGCATAGTCTCATCACATGGAATTATTTAGTTGGGGGCATGTTCTCTTTAGTTATATGTATTGGCAATATTTAAATATCACATACCAAGTCGATAAAatgttaaatttaattaagtgatCACTTATCCCCAAACATGAAGTTATAGGTAAGAGTccaatgtttaattttgtatccCACCTCTCCCAAAATGCATAAAAGAAGGTAATAGATTATAGTTTCACGAAGAGTG
This window contains:
- the LOC122033317 gene encoding uncharacterized protein LOC122033317 yields the protein MSYNSNSLTVSFANQRPWRRGVRERQRSSSPERLSQWPGPMYRWPEDDANSSWRLFEERVRTGPFGLSRFPSQPHSPVRILVLDDDGHGAVNPRLTQFIRNSPPRIRGEWNLVPAGSEAEPAEDPGLSEEEYKKAMKKLRKQVYNPPYPRRRAWRRGLFSGWSGNGGSEAEEEEKEEGKECAVCLEAFVANEHVLVTPCNHMFHNDCLVPWVKLHGKCPVCRFVFCEKKPAVSRNNSSSSNSFNAGVLTHGFGNGMDGGVSQELVTLIRAMEEAFNWMSYSRPAPHQ